A section of the Pseudanabaena mucicola str. Chao 1806 genome encodes:
- a CDS encoding AAA family ATPase: MSYQQLALDFSGLHVACICGANGAGKSSLLEAISWAVWGASRAASEDDVIHVGTKETQVDFTFIASGEVYRVIRTRSRNSSTSLEFQVQSEGKFKSLTERKVRSTQQSIISHLKMDYETFVNSAYLRQGRADEFMLKRPSDRKQILADMLALSQYDDLAERAKDIARNSKAESAVLENLLAHLQEQILAGAEIAPQLETLRSQLLDLQTWENRDRAKLQAVEDLQKQYTSVFQQLIWQQQQQTSLSGNLTQIERQLASQQKQLQQLEVYLRERSLILQDYERYQLLSNQEAELERKFQKYQQLSERRGDFSHKLASLRSELKGQLRHYQAQLESLVQQETDLQGVLSRATEIEAAITELHKARAVLQEFDRLHAQSTPLVHRYQTLKHQLEREETKLTAKLEELVAKRDQLQLQVKDRDRLLNHAQELDRQIDALQKKQVYQQRVHEKGLERRDFLERLKTRLADTETAFNKLEAKMRQLTVPNAPCPLCDRPLDEAHWQLVQKKHKQESRDLQADIWVVKEQQAASNCEIEVLREEYRLLKKELAPLNDLIQRKGTLQERLKAISESVQRLEIINAEIQDLSDRLQTKNYLREAWEEMELIDHNIHKFAYDEKNHALARGDIERWRWAEIKQSELKNAQRQADNLSQKIPDLQLKINQLDERLQKNLIDLEVQHELEQCDRALTQLGYDPDFHQQLRTQKQELTLSLLRYQELIRAEEEYPELQQQVSHLQQSQTKQQQELQIITNQITELQSQIQSLQGDHGREIQVLKQNLQNWRSRMDSLLALIGSLQQAQQQLEQSRKREQETIAQIETACQRQRIHTELYQAFGKNGIQALMLENILPQIEVEANQILAQLSDRQLNVRFITQKSGKKSDRLIETLDIEIADTKGTRPYETYSGGEAFRINFAVRLALSRVLAQRKGSTLQTLIIDEGFGSQDQLGCDRLVSAINAIAHDFECILVITHMPLMKEAFNTLIEVSKNGDGSSVQLIG; this comes from the coding sequence AATTAGCCTTAGATTTTAGTGGGCTGCATGTTGCTTGTATTTGTGGCGCAAACGGAGCAGGGAAGTCTTCGTTATTAGAGGCAATTTCTTGGGCAGTGTGGGGAGCGAGTCGGGCGGCGAGTGAAGATGATGTGATTCATGTTGGAACAAAGGAGACACAAGTTGATTTTACGTTTATCGCAAGTGGTGAGGTCTATCGTGTAATTAGAACCCGATCGCGCAATAGTTCAACCTCTCTAGAATTTCAGGTACAGAGTGAAGGCAAGTTTAAATCCCTGACAGAGCGTAAGGTGCGATCAACGCAGCAAAGTATCATTTCCCATCTGAAAATGGATTATGAAACTTTTGTCAACTCGGCATATTTGCGGCAAGGTCGTGCCGATGAATTTATGCTGAAGCGTCCCAGCGATCGCAAACAGATTTTGGCGGATATGCTGGCACTATCGCAGTACGACGATTTGGCGGAAAGGGCTAAGGATATTGCACGAAATAGCAAGGCAGAATCGGCGGTTTTAGAAAATTTGTTAGCGCATTTGCAAGAACAGATTTTAGCGGGAGCCGAAATTGCGCCACAGTTAGAAACTTTGCGATCGCAGTTATTAGATTTGCAAACGTGGGAAAATCGCGATCGCGCTAAATTGCAAGCTGTCGAAGATTTACAAAAGCAATATACCAGCGTTTTCCAGCAGTTGATTTGGCAACAGCAACAGCAAACTTCGCTCTCTGGTAACCTGACGCAAATAGAAAGACAACTCGCTAGCCAACAGAAGCAATTACAGCAATTAGAAGTATACCTAAGAGAGCGATCGCTAATTTTGCAAGATTACGAACGCTATCAATTGCTGTCTAATCAAGAGGCTGAACTAGAGCGCAAGTTTCAAAAATATCAACAGTTAAGTGAAAGGCGCGGCGACTTTAGCCACAAACTCGCCAGTTTGCGGAGCGAACTTAAAGGTCAGTTACGCCATTATCAAGCGCAGTTAGAAAGCCTAGTACAACAGGAAACTGATTTGCAAGGTGTGTTGAGTCGGGCTACGGAAATTGAAGCTGCGATCACTGAATTACACAAAGCAAGGGCAGTTTTGCAGGAATTTGATCGACTCCATGCTCAATCTACACCACTCGTCCATCGCTATCAGACGCTTAAGCATCAGTTAGAAAGGGAAGAAACTAAACTAACGGCAAAGTTAGAAGAATTAGTTGCTAAGCGTGACCAATTGCAATTGCAAGTCAAAGATCGTGATCGCCTACTCAATCATGCTCAGGAGTTAGATCGTCAAATCGATGCTTTGCAAAAAAAACAAGTCTATCAACAGCGTGTCCATGAAAAGGGATTGGAACGCAGGGACTTTTTGGAGAGATTAAAAACCCGTTTGGCGGATACAGAGACAGCATTTAATAAACTAGAAGCAAAAATGCGTCAGTTAACTGTGCCAAATGCTCCCTGTCCATTATGCGATCGCCCGCTTGACGAAGCACATTGGCAATTAGTTCAGAAAAAGCACAAGCAAGAATCTCGCGATTTGCAAGCGGATATTTGGGTGGTCAAGGAGCAGCAGGCGGCTTCTAATTGTGAAATTGAAGTTTTGCGTGAGGAATATCGCCTATTAAAGAAAGAACTTGCACCGCTTAATGATTTAATTCAGCGTAAGGGAACTTTACAGGAAAGACTCAAAGCTATATCCGAGTCAGTGCAAAGGCTAGAAATCATTAATGCCGAAATCCAAGATTTAAGCGATCGCTTGCAAACAAAAAATTATTTACGAGAAGCATGGGAGGAGATGGAATTAATTGATCATAATATTCATAAATTTGCCTATGATGAAAAAAATCATGCCCTTGCTCGTGGTGATATTGAGCGTTGGCGCTGGGCGGAAATCAAGCAATCGGAATTAAAAAACGCCCAACGTCAAGCGGATAATCTCTCGCAAAAAATCCCTGACCTTCAATTAAAAATCAATCAATTAGATGAGCGTTTACAAAAAAATTTGATCGATCTAGAAGTACAGCATGAACTCGAACAATGCGATCGCGCTCTGACTCAACTAGGTTACGATCCCGATTTCCATCAACAACTCCGCACCCAAAAGCAAGAACTCACTCTATCGCTATTACGCTATCAAGAACTCATTCGCGCCGAAGAGGAATATCCTGAACTTCAGCAACAGGTAAGTCATTTGCAACAGTCCCAAACTAAACAACAGCAGGAATTACAAATAATTACCAATCAAATTACGGAATTACAATCACAAATTCAATCTCTTCAAGGCGATCATGGTCGTGAGATTCAAGTTCTAAAGCAAAATTTACAAAACTGGCGATCGCGAATGGACTCTCTCCTCGCCCTAATTGGTAGCCTTCAGCAAGCCCAACAGCAACTAGAGCAAAGCCGCAAACGTGAACAAGAAACCATCGCTCAAATCGAAACTGCTTGCCAACGTCAGCGCATCCATACTGAACTCTATCAAGCCTTTGGGAAAAATGGCATTCAAGCCCTAATGCTCGAAAATATCTTACCGCAAATTGAAGTGGAAGCCAATCAAATTCTCGCGCAACTGAGCGATCGCCAATTAAACGTGCGATTCATTACTCAAAAATCTGGCAAAAAAAGCGATCGCCTCATCGAAACCCTCGACATTGAAATTGCCGACACCAAAGGTACAAGACCATATGAAACTTATTCAGGCGGTGAAGCTTTTCGCATTAATTTTGCAGTGCGCCTTGCCCTCTCTCGTGTCCTTGCACAGCGGAAAGGCAGTACTTTACAAACCCTTATTATCGATGAAGGCTTTGGCAGTCAAGATCAGTTAGGATGTGATCGTCTTGTCAGTGCCATAAATGCGATCGCACACGATTTTGAGTGCATTCTCGTGATTACGCATATGCCACTAATGAAAGAAGCTTTTAATACACTAATCGAAGTGTCTAAAAATGGCGACGGATCAAGCGTGCAGTTAATTGGATAG